One region of Desulfitobacterium chlororespirans DSM 11544 genomic DNA includes:
- a CDS encoding dimethyl sulfoxide reductase anchor subunit family protein, with the protein MGEHFALTVFSICIQAAVGIMVFVAIGRLMNKEGVFKNAVLTATGLGIIGMLASLLHLGRPLSAMNALFQFGSSWLSREIWFTAIFVGLTVVAAVLLYVKPQAAGAVTGLSAGAALVGLIDVFAMAKIYSSASVPVWQSAATTIEFLAAALSMGAMLFLVLSLKEAGKMKKIVALTVAAVVAVQVAVVVPYFISLGVAGSGTALQASLMILGSLKTAVAIKWLFILAGAGLVLWLAKDELSKSVSGAVAGGAVLILVGQVVGRYVFYAAMVVSGVGLT; encoded by the coding sequence ATGGGTGAACATTTTGCTTTGACCGTGTTCTCCATCTGTATCCAAGCCGCCGTAGGCATCATGGTCTTTGTGGCCATCGGCCGGCTCATGAACAAAGAAGGGGTATTCAAAAACGCTGTGCTTACGGCGACAGGCCTGGGGATCATCGGTATGCTGGCCTCGCTGCTGCACTTGGGACGCCCTTTAAGCGCCATGAATGCTCTGTTTCAATTCGGGAGCTCCTGGCTCAGCCGTGAGATTTGGTTTACGGCGATTTTCGTGGGGTTAACCGTTGTGGCGGCTGTACTCCTTTATGTTAAACCTCAAGCCGCCGGAGCCGTCACCGGCTTATCCGCAGGGGCGGCTTTGGTGGGTCTGATCGATGTCTTTGCCATGGCCAAGATTTACAGCTCGGCCAGTGTGCCGGTGTGGCAAAGCGCCGCCACCACCATCGAGTTCTTGGCCGCCGCCCTATCCATGGGAGCCATGCTCTTCCTGGTGCTGAGCCTGAAGGAAGCGGGAAAAATGAAAAAAATCGTGGCTTTGACCGTGGCAGCCGTGGTAGCTGTTCAGGTAGCGGTGGTCGTCCCTTACTTCATCTCTTTAGGGGTGGCCGGCAGCGGTACCGCTCTCCAAGCCAGTCTGATGATTCTCGGCAGTCTGAAAACGGCCGTGGCCATCAAATGGCTGTTCATTCTTGCCGGAGCCGGGTTGGTGCTTTGGCTGGCCAAGGATGAACTGAGCAAATCCGTATCCGGTGCTGTTGCCGGCGGCGCAGTGTTGATTCTGGTCGGCCAGGTGGTGGGAAGATATGTATTCTACGCCGCCATGGTGGTATCCGGAGTAGGGCTGACTTAA
- a CDS encoding ABC1 kinase family protein, which yields MPIIIRFFKDKRFRVIITMFLRFVFQLWWLSKKRRFYGEEAYQKQLKAAYQKQARIFAETAMGMGGLLIKLGQFFSSRVDILPEEYTRELASLQDAVKPVQTTDIIRRIEEEYSRPLGEIYLNFSPQPIASASLGQVHMAEIKGHDQVAVKILRPGIEEIISSDFDALSFVVTFAKRYPRIRAAVDLEQIYAEFTETTLDELDYLKEGRHADQFRENFAGEPGIAVPKVYWEYTTRRVLTMEYITGHKINDFAALDKAGLDRVKLADTLITAYVQQFLSDAFFHADPHPGNLLVKEDGTLVFLDFGMVGRIDEGMREELISFVMALFKKDTEQMVEVFANLGFLRPHAEKGTLAKGLKLILANIFAEKDLKKVNSEEFLWELREFMYSQPFQIPARTLFLGKALLSIVGICGGLNPRLDLIKTLRPYAEELLAGKEQADGAQGFAQKFILDQAKKTFTDVVSLPERINHLITGLEGGSIRLHPARSFEQNLLQSQREQGNRIV from the coding sequence TTTTTCAAAGATAAACGGTTCCGGGTCATCATTACCATGTTCCTGCGGTTTGTCTTCCAACTATGGTGGCTGAGTAAAAAAAGACGTTTTTATGGGGAAGAAGCTTATCAGAAACAACTTAAAGCCGCCTACCAAAAGCAAGCCCGGATCTTTGCCGAGACAGCCATGGGGATGGGCGGATTGCTCATTAAGCTGGGACAATTCTTCAGTTCCCGGGTGGATATCCTGCCTGAGGAATATACCCGGGAGCTTGCCTCGCTCCAGGATGCCGTGAAGCCTGTGCAGACGACGGATATTATCAGGAGGATCGAGGAGGAATATAGCCGCCCGCTGGGGGAGATTTACCTGAATTTTTCTCCGCAACCCATCGCTTCAGCCTCTTTAGGACAGGTTCATATGGCCGAGATCAAAGGCCATGACCAGGTGGCGGTTAAGATTTTACGCCCCGGTATTGAAGAGATCATCAGCAGCGATTTTGATGCCCTGAGCTTTGTGGTCACCTTTGCCAAGCGCTATCCCCGAATCCGGGCTGCGGTGGACTTAGAGCAGATCTATGCTGAATTCACAGAAACCACCCTGGATGAATTGGATTATCTTAAAGAAGGCCGTCATGCCGATCAGTTTCGGGAGAACTTTGCCGGAGAGCCGGGAATTGCCGTGCCGAAGGTGTACTGGGAATATACCACCCGGCGCGTCCTGACCATGGAGTATATCACAGGCCATAAGATCAATGATTTTGCCGCTCTGGACAAGGCGGGGCTGGACCGGGTAAAGCTGGCCGACACCCTGATCACAGCCTATGTGCAGCAATTTCTCAGCGATGCCTTTTTCCATGCTGATCCCCATCCGGGGAATCTCCTGGTCAAGGAAGACGGCACCCTGGTATTCCTGGACTTTGGCATGGTGGGGCGGATCGATGAAGGGATGCGGGAAGAGCTGATCTCCTTTGTCATGGCCCTGTTTAAAAAAGATACGGAACAGATGGTGGAGGTGTTTGCTAACCTGGGTTTCCTGCGCCCCCATGCGGAGAAGGGCACCTTGGCCAAGGGCTTGAAGCTTATACTAGCCAATATTTTTGCGGAGAAAGACCTGAAAAAGGTGAATTCCGAGGAATTTCTCTGGGAGTTAAGGGAATTCATGTACTCCCAGCCCTTTCAGATTCCGGCCCGGACCTTGTTCCTGGGCAAGGCGCTGCTGTCGATTGTGGGAATCTGCGGAGGATTGAATCCCCGGTTGGATCTGATTAAGACCCTGCGCCCTTATGCGGAGGAGCTGCTGGCCGGAAAAGAGCAAGCAGACGGAGCACAAGGCTTTGCCCAAAAGTTTATCCTTGACCAGGCCAAGAAAACCTTCACTGATGTGGTGAGCCTGCCTGAAAGAATCAATCACTTGATCACAGGCTTGGAAGGCGGCAGCATCAGGCTTCATCCCGCGCGGAGTTTTGAACAGAACCTGTTACAGAGCCAGAGGGAACAGGGAAACCGCATTGTCTAG
- a CDS encoding molybdopterin-dependent oxidoreductase, which translates to MGNILEGIVNRKINRRNFLKASALGAASLALPGCSSNTLTKAGADAAIVNNEGQWITAGCWHNCGGRCLNKAYVVDGVVLRQKTDDTHPDSPDYPQQRGCHRGRSQRHQVFGADRIKYPMKRKHWEPGGGDKELRGKDEWVRISWDEALDSVAAELKRIKEGHGNKSILGTSRLLNFYGGGLVRWGSSSSGAWGVVQECMTGFFSWKANDRPDWRNAKLIVMWGANPARSNLGNPTYNLLQAKKAGAKFIFVDPLVSPSVKTLADKHIPCRPGTDTALLLGMAYHMIENNLQDQDFLDRCTVGFDQDHMPEGADPKENFKDHVLGTYDGVPKTPEWASAICGTDPQLIREFATEVATTKPVIFNSSFAPARTYRGQQFCQAFLTVGWMTGNVGKPGAGVWTMNYAASQGYGGQTLVKGGGRGLPPVVNPLFPDATYGAYDGYRWANPTNPDANGMAYCETYDAILKGEYTGTGGRGKVPCDIRLIWLVRDGSGYNFLNQSSGINKGIEAFRKVDFVVTNDIVLSSISKYADIVLPTTTEWEKEGKIYQGNPEAIFINQKVTEPLYEAKTEEWIDRELAKRLGLNPDEIYPLTEKQQFFNSLAGAQVIGGDGKTYETLITITEKDIQAWGVQGKPQQGKIALPDLMEQGVYQVKRTAGDNLTVIQGEDFVKDPAANPLTTKSGKLEIHSQALSDKIASYGLTTVPPIAMYEPPLDGYEDTFEDWQGKRKGHYPFQLVTIHYGRRSHSVFDNIPQLREAYPQDFVMNTRDGEALGLKDGDTVLIESEYGKCLRPLTLSEALMPGVVTLGEGAWVEMDDEKGIDKAGATNTLCGARLSGQGEEPWNTTIVRVEKYPGEPLKPDALWEQRIIF; encoded by the coding sequence ATGGGAAACATTCTTGAAGGTATTGTCAACCGGAAAATCAACCGCAGAAACTTTCTAAAAGCCAGTGCTCTTGGCGCAGCCAGTTTGGCGTTGCCGGGTTGCAGCAGCAACACGCTGACCAAAGCCGGAGCCGACGCCGCCATCGTCAACAATGAGGGTCAGTGGATTACCGCCGGTTGTTGGCATAACTGTGGGGGACGATGTCTGAACAAAGCCTATGTAGTAGATGGGGTTGTCCTCAGACAAAAAACTGATGATACCCATCCCGATTCCCCTGATTATCCCCAGCAAAGAGGTTGTCACCGGGGGCGTTCCCAAAGACATCAGGTGTTTGGAGCGGATCGGATCAAATATCCGATGAAGCGCAAGCATTGGGAGCCTGGCGGCGGGGATAAGGAATTGCGGGGCAAGGACGAATGGGTACGGATTTCTTGGGATGAAGCCCTGGATTCTGTGGCTGCTGAGTTAAAGCGGATTAAGGAAGGTCATGGCAATAAATCCATTCTGGGCACCAGCAGACTGCTGAATTTCTACGGCGGAGGCCTGGTAAGATGGGGCTCCTCTTCATCAGGCGCCTGGGGTGTGGTTCAGGAATGCATGACCGGCTTCTTCTCCTGGAAGGCCAACGACAGACCGGACTGGAGAAATGCGAAACTGATCGTCATGTGGGGGGCTAATCCCGCCCGCTCCAATCTGGGGAATCCCACCTACAACCTGCTGCAGGCTAAAAAAGCGGGAGCAAAGTTCATTTTTGTCGATCCCCTGGTATCCCCTTCAGTAAAGACCTTAGCCGATAAACACATCCCTTGCCGGCCGGGCACGGATACGGCACTGCTCCTGGGCATGGCCTATCACATGATTGAAAACAATCTGCAGGATCAGGATTTCCTTGACCGATGTACCGTGGGATTTGATCAGGATCATATGCCGGAGGGAGCAGACCCGAAAGAGAATTTCAAGGATCATGTTTTAGGCACTTATGACGGGGTTCCCAAAACACCTGAATGGGCTTCGGCCATCTGCGGCACCGACCCTCAGCTGATCAGAGAGTTTGCAACAGAAGTTGCCACAACCAAACCGGTGATTTTCAATTCATCTTTTGCGCCAGCCCGCACTTACCGGGGTCAGCAATTCTGTCAGGCCTTTCTGACGGTAGGCTGGATGACCGGCAACGTAGGCAAGCCGGGTGCCGGAGTATGGACGATGAACTATGCGGCAAGCCAGGGCTACGGGGGCCAAACCCTTGTCAAAGGCGGGGGCAGGGGCCTCCCGCCGGTGGTCAACCCCTTGTTCCCGGATGCCACCTATGGAGCCTATGACGGTTACCGGTGGGCCAATCCCACCAACCCCGATGCCAACGGCATGGCCTATTGCGAGACCTATGACGCCATCCTAAAGGGTGAATATACGGGAACGGGCGGCAGAGGGAAAGTTCCTTGTGATATTCGTCTGATTTGGCTGGTCCGGGATGGCAGCGGTTATAACTTCCTTAATCAATCTTCCGGAATCAATAAGGGGATTGAGGCTTTCCGCAAAGTGGATTTTGTAGTCACCAATGATATTGTTCTTTCCAGCATCTCCAAATATGCGGATATTGTTCTCCCCACAACCACGGAGTGGGAAAAAGAAGGCAAGATCTATCAAGGCAATCCGGAGGCTATCTTTATTAATCAAAAAGTGACGGAACCCCTTTATGAAGCAAAAACTGAAGAATGGATAGACCGTGAACTGGCCAAACGCCTGGGACTGAATCCGGATGAGATCTACCCGCTCACGGAGAAACAGCAATTCTTTAACAGCCTGGCCGGCGCCCAGGTGATTGGCGGGGACGGGAAGACTTACGAGACCCTGATCACCATTACCGAAAAGGATATCCAGGCATGGGGCGTCCAGGGCAAACCCCAGCAAGGAAAGATTGCCTTGCCGGACCTGATGGAGCAGGGTGTTTATCAAGTGAAGAGGACGGCCGGGGATAACTTAACGGTGATTCAAGGGGAAGACTTTGTCAAAGATCCTGCCGCTAATCCCCTGACAACCAAGAGCGGCAAACTGGAAATCCACAGCCAGGCCCTCTCCGATAAGATAGCGTCCTATGGTTTGACCACAGTCCCGCCCATCGCCATGTATGAGCCGCCCTTAGACGGCTATGAAGATACTTTTGAAGATTGGCAGGGCAAAAGGAAGGGCCATTACCCCTTCCAGCTGGTGACCATCCACTACGGAAGACGCTCCCATTCAGTGTTCGATAACATTCCCCAGCTGAGAGAGGCCTATCCCCAGGACTTTGTGATGAACACCAGAGATGGAGAAGCCCTTGGTTTGAAAGATGGGGATACGGTTTTAATCGAGAGTGAATACGGCAAATGCCTTCGCCCTCTGACCCTTTCTGAAGCCTTAATGCCGGGTGTGGTGACTTTAGGGGAAGGTGCCTGGGTAGAGATGGATGATGAAAAAGGCATTGATAAAGCAGGTGCCACCAATACTCTCTGCGGAGCACGCCTGAGCGGGCAAGGGGAAGAGCCTTGGAATACAACGATTGTTCGGGTTGAGAAATACCCAGGGGAACCCTTAAAACCGGATGCCTTGTGGGAACAAAGAATTATATTTTAG
- a CDS encoding 4Fe-4S dicluster domain-containing protein: MGQLGFYYDMTTCMGCKACQIACKDRNDLKVGELFRRVYEFEGGIYPKVGGYYLSMGCNHCADTKCVKGCPTGAMHVAADGTVQHDQELCIGCKYCVWNCPYSVPHYFEDKSVVGKCDSCKELRDAGQNPVCVDACIMRCLKFGDLDQLKGEYGADLVQELPILPAASQTNPSLLIQPKDEALKPDYKKVGV, from the coding sequence ATGGGACAATTAGGATTTTATTATGATATGACCACTTGTATGGGATGCAAGGCCTGCCAAATCGCCTGCAAAGACAGAAATGACCTTAAAGTAGGGGAGCTGTTCCGCAGAGTCTATGAATTTGAAGGGGGCATCTATCCCAAGGTGGGGGGCTATTACCTCTCCATGGGATGCAATCATTGTGCAGATACTAAATGTGTCAAAGGTTGTCCGACAGGGGCCATGCACGTTGCTGCCGATGGTACGGTTCAGCATGATCAGGAACTATGTATCGGCTGCAAATATTGTGTGTGGAACTGCCCCTATAGTGTCCCTCATTACTTTGAAGATAAAAGTGTGGTCGGAAAGTGTGACTCCTGTAAGGAATTAAGAGATGCCGGGCAAAACCCCGTTTGTGTGGATGCCTGTATTATGCGCTGCTTGAAATTCGGCGATTTAGACCAATTAAAAGGGGAATACGGAGCGGATCTGGTCCAGGAGTTACCCATTCTGCCGGCGGCGTCCCAAACCAATCCTTCCCTTCTGATCCAACCCAAAGATGAGGCCCTGAAGCCTGATTATAAGAAAGTGGGGGTGTAA